A part of Streptomyces sp. DSM 40750 genomic DNA contains:
- the dacB gene encoding D-alanyl-D-alanine carboxypeptidase/D-alanyl-D-alanine endopeptidase, with protein MVVPEPKVWRAARPHVVRVARAVKPRIARVTHAVKPGAARVAQAVKPGVVRVTSAVTARSSQLTRNTKKLTNLQLTAGAATLGLVLSAGAVAAAGPWDSTGQRTAERDWAASRDREGGADHGRNSGTSSGTSAGAPKPAPSALSVLAGLGGASGEGSVPETGALAAALDPSLNSAVLGPRRAAAVVDVETGEQLYGQNADDALTPASTTKIATAAAALSAAGADHRIETRTVLEPDSAEVVLVGGGDPTLTAHKDTGGGYASLRTLADETAAALDKRHLNEITLTYDASLYEGPVTHSIGENDNLAPVTALMVDEARLDDSSSGTAKRSEVPAADATARFADLLQERGIKTKTEGSAEATKNAEELAAVSSPPLSTLVERMLTNSDNDIAEALARQVALATGEQASFDGGAAAIKKELKKLELPLEGVEFADGSGLSRGNELTPALLTTLLAKSAAPAHPELRSVLTGLPVAGFTGTLMSRYTTEAPGTGVVRAKTGTLTGVNTLAGTVVDADGRLLSFAFLATETTNRDAAQNALDGAASALATCGCR; from the coding sequence GTGGTCGTGCCTGAGCCGAAGGTCTGGCGGGCCGCGAGACCGCATGTGGTGCGGGTCGCGCGCGCCGTGAAACCGAGGATCGCGCGCGTCACGCACGCCGTGAAACCCGGTGCCGCGCGCGTCGCACAGGCGGTGAAACCCGGTGTCGTACGCGTCACGAGCGCCGTCACGGCGCGCTCTTCGCAGCTCACGAGGAACACGAAGAAGCTCACGAACCTCCAGCTCACCGCAGGCGCGGCCACCCTGGGGCTGGTGCTCTCGGCCGGGGCGGTGGCCGCCGCCGGACCCTGGGACTCCACCGGTCAGCGTACGGCCGAGCGTGACTGGGCGGCATCACGCGATCGCGAGGGTGGCGCAGATCACGGACGTAATTCCGGTACGTCGTCCGGTACGTCGGCGGGGGCGCCCAAGCCCGCGCCGAGCGCCCTCTCCGTACTCGCCGGCCTCGGCGGCGCCTCCGGCGAGGGCTCCGTGCCCGAGACCGGTGCCCTGGCCGCCGCCCTCGACCCGTCTTTGAACTCCGCCGTGCTGGGCCCCCGCCGCGCGGCCGCCGTCGTCGACGTCGAGACCGGCGAGCAGCTCTACGGCCAGAACGCCGACGACGCGCTGACCCCCGCCTCCACCACCAAGATCGCCACGGCCGCCGCGGCCCTCTCGGCGGCCGGCGCCGACCACCGCATCGAGACCCGTACGGTCCTGGAGCCCGACTCCGCCGAGGTCGTCCTCGTCGGCGGCGGCGACCCCACCCTCACCGCCCACAAGGACACTGGGGGAGGCTACGCGAGCCTGCGCACTCTCGCCGACGAGACGGCCGCCGCCCTCGACAAGCGTCACCTGAACGAGATCACCCTCACGTACGACGCCTCCCTCTACGAGGGCCCCGTGACGCACTCCATCGGCGAGAACGACAACCTCGCCCCCGTCACCGCTCTCATGGTCGACGAGGCCCGCCTCGACGACTCGTCCAGCGGCACGGCGAAACGCAGCGAGGTCCCGGCGGCGGACGCGACCGCGCGATTCGCGGACCTGTTGCAGGAGCGGGGCATCAAGACGAAGACCGAGGGCTCCGCCGAGGCCACGAAGAACGCCGAGGAACTCGCGGCCGTCTCCTCCCCGCCCCTCTCCACCCTGGTCGAGCGCATGCTCACCAACAGTGACAACGACATCGCCGAGGCCCTGGCCCGCCAGGTCGCGCTGGCGACGGGCGAGCAGGCGAGCTTCGACGGCGGCGCGGCGGCCATCAAGAAGGAACTGAAGAAACTCGAACTCCCCCTCGAAGGCGTCGAGTTCGCCGACGGCAGCGGCCTCAGCCGAGGCAACGAACTGACACCCGCCCTCCTCACCACCCTCCTGGCCAAGTCCGCCGCCCCCGCCCACCCCGAACTCCGCTCCGTCCTCACCGGCCTCCCGGTGGCCGGCTTCACCGGCACCCTCATGAGCCGCTACACGACCGAAGCACCCGGCACCGGCGTGGTACGCGCCAAGACCGGCACCCTGACTGGCGTAAACACCCTCGCCGGCACGGTCGTGGACGCCGACGGCCGCCTCCTGTCCTTCGCCTTCCTGGCCACGGAGACCACGAACCGAGACGCGGCCCAGAACGCCTTGGACGGTGCGGCATCCGCCCTGGCAACGTGCGGCTGCCGCTGA
- a CDS encoding threonine/serine ThrE exporter family protein: MTEPEDLGPEKDRKPVSDEASSAFVPVGFTLGIDGDASVTSEFAIPAGLDVPTAGPESEAQTTSEFALPEGLAPPEPVSAEQEGSAFSVPRTYSARHAPVAFTPPSGIPVVSLTKDVPWQDRMRTMLRMPVAERPAPESPTRVEGETGPAVPRVLDLTLRIGELLLAGGEGAEDVEAAMFAVCRSYGLDRCEPTVTFTQLSVTYQPSLVDDPVTASRIVRRRATDYTRLAAVFQLVDDLSDPESTISLEEAYRRLAEIRRNRHPYPGWALTVASGLLAGAASALVGGGVVVFVAAALGAMLGDRLAWVCSGRGLPEFYQFLVAAMPPAAIGVALTVAHVDVAASAVITGGLFALLPGRALVAGVQDGLTGYYITASARLLEVMYLFVGIVVGVLLVLYFGVNLGAQLNPDAALGSAERPLWQLGASMLLSLTFAVLLQQERSTVLAVTLNGGVAWAVYGAMHDVGDISPVASTAVAAGVVGLFGQLLSRYRFASALPYTTAAIGPLLPGSATYFGLLGFAQNDVDAGLVSLTKAAALAMAIAIGVNLGSELFRLFLPGAARAGRKAAKRTRGF; encoded by the coding sequence GTGACGGAACCCGAGGACCTCGGACCGGAGAAGGACCGCAAACCGGTGTCGGACGAGGCGAGCAGCGCCTTCGTGCCGGTGGGCTTCACTCTGGGGATCGACGGCGATGCGTCGGTGACCTCGGAGTTCGCGATCCCGGCCGGTCTGGACGTGCCGACCGCCGGGCCGGAGTCCGAGGCGCAGACGACCTCCGAGTTCGCGCTGCCGGAGGGGCTGGCGCCGCCCGAGCCGGTCTCCGCGGAGCAGGAGGGGTCCGCGTTCAGCGTGCCGCGCACCTACAGCGCACGGCACGCGCCGGTCGCGTTCACGCCGCCCAGCGGGATTCCGGTCGTCAGTCTGACCAAGGACGTTCCCTGGCAGGACCGGATGCGCACGATGCTGCGGATGCCGGTGGCGGAGCGGCCCGCGCCGGAGTCGCCGACGCGCGTGGAGGGCGAGACGGGGCCCGCCGTGCCGCGTGTGCTCGACCTCACGCTGCGTATCGGCGAACTGCTGCTGGCGGGCGGTGAGGGCGCGGAGGACGTGGAGGCGGCGATGTTCGCCGTCTGCCGCTCCTACGGCCTCGACCGCTGCGAGCCGACCGTGACCTTCACCCAGTTGTCGGTGACCTACCAGCCGTCGCTCGTGGACGACCCGGTCACGGCGTCCCGGATCGTACGGCGCCGGGCCACCGACTACACGCGGCTCGCGGCCGTCTTCCAGTTGGTGGACGACCTCAGCGACCCGGAGAGCACGATCTCGCTGGAGGAGGCGTACCGGCGGCTCGCGGAGATACGGCGCAACCGGCACCCGTATCCCGGCTGGGCGCTGACGGTGGCGAGCGGGCTGCTCGCGGGTGCCGCGTCCGCGCTGGTCGGCGGTGGGGTCGTCGTCTTCGTCGCGGCGGCGTTGGGCGCGATGCTCGGTGACCGGCTGGCGTGGGTGTGTTCGGGGCGGGGGCTGCCGGAGTTCTACCAGTTCCTGGTGGCGGCGATGCCTCCCGCGGCGATCGGGGTGGCGCTGACGGTGGCGCATGTGGACGTGGCGGCGTCCGCCGTCATCACCGGTGGGCTCTTCGCGCTGCTGCCCGGGCGGGCGTTGGTGGCGGGCGTGCAGGACGGGCTGACCGGCTACTACATCACCGCGTCGGCCCGGTTGCTGGAGGTCATGTACCTCTTCGTGGGCATCGTGGTGGGCGTGCTGCTCGTCCTGTACTTCGGTGTGAACCTGGGCGCCCAGCTCAACCCCGACGCGGCGCTCGGCAGTGCGGAGCGGCCGCTGTGGCAGCTCGGCGCGTCGATGCTGCTGTCGTTGACCTTCGCGGTGCTGCTTCAGCAGGAACGATCCACCGTGCTGGCGGTGACCCTCAACGGGGGCGTCGCCTGGGCGGTGTACGGGGCCATGCACGATGTGGGCGACATCTCGCCGGTCGCCTCCACGGCGGTGGCGGCGGGTGTGGTGGGGCTGTTCGGGCAGTTGTTGTCGCGGTATCGGTTCGCTTCGGCGTTGCCCTATACGACCGCGGCGATCGGGCCGTTGCTGCCGGGGTCGGCCACGTATTTCGGGCTGTTGGGGTTCGCGCAGAACGATGTGGATGCGGGGTTGGTGTCGCTGACGAAGGCGGCGGCGCTGGCCATGGCCATCGCGATCGGGGTGAACCTCGGGTCCGAGCTGTTCCGGCTGTTCCTGCCGGGGGCGGCGCGGGCCGGGCGTAAGGCCGCGAAGCGGACTCGGGGGTTCTGA
- a CDS encoding DedA family protein, translating to MTTIALGPSWLDPNYLLDTFGIWGLLLIVFAESGLLIGFFLPGDSLLFTAGMLITAKTLDFPLWLAIVLICVSAILGDQAGYMFGKKVGPSLFKRPDSRLFKQENVTKAHEFFEKHGPKSLILARFVPIVRTFTPIIAGVSGMRYRTFLIFNVVGGILWGAGVTLLGSWLGQIEFVHKNIEAMLILIVLISVLPIIFELLKARKAKKNQPPQSQQQPPAAPVMDDATTQLRRIPPTQPERPYEPNQAYDNQGYDNQAYDNQGYQQQGYQDYGYQQPQQQPYAQQYPQGNQNPNPQNQNQQGYQGQDYPQY from the coding sequence GTGACGACGATCGCCCTCGGACCGAGCTGGCTGGATCCGAATTACCTGCTCGACACGTTCGGCATCTGGGGCCTGCTCCTGATCGTGTTCGCCGAGTCCGGCCTCCTCATCGGCTTCTTCCTGCCGGGTGACTCGCTGCTCTTCACGGCGGGCATGCTGATCACCGCCAAGACGCTGGACTTCCCGCTCTGGCTGGCCATCGTCCTGATCTGCGTCTCCGCGATCCTGGGCGACCAGGCGGGCTACATGTTCGGCAAGAAGGTCGGCCCCTCCCTCTTCAAGCGGCCCGACTCCCGCTTGTTCAAGCAGGAGAACGTCACCAAGGCCCACGAGTTCTTCGAGAAGCACGGCCCGAAGTCCCTGATCCTGGCCCGCTTCGTGCCCATCGTGCGCACGTTCACGCCGATCATCGCCGGCGTCAGCGGCATGCGGTACCGCACGTTCCTCATCTTCAACGTCGTCGGCGGCATCCTCTGGGGCGCGGGCGTCACCCTCCTCGGCTCCTGGCTCGGTCAGATCGAGTTCGTCCACAAGAACATCGAGGCGATGCTGATCCTCATCGTCCTCATCTCGGTGCTCCCGATCATCTTCGAGCTCCTCAAGGCGAGGAAGGCGAAGAAGAACCAGCCCCCGCAGTCCCAGCAGCAGCCGCCGGCCGCCCCGGTCATGGACGACGCGACGACCCAGCTCCGCCGCATCCCCCCGACCCAGCCCGAGCGGCCTTACGAGCCGAACCAGGCCTACGACAACCAGGGTTATGACAACCAGGCCTACGACAACCAGGGCTACCAACAGCAGGGTTACCAGGACTACGGCTACCAGCAGCCCCAACAGCAGCCGTACGCCCAGCAGTACCCCCAGGGCAACCAGAACCCGAACCCCCAGAACCAGAACCAGCAGGGCTACCAGGGCCAGGACTACCCGCAGTACTGA
- the tilS gene encoding tRNA lysidine(34) synthetase TilS, whose protein sequence is MGPHPAVAAIRLAVRRVLHDLLTEHDTNTTLHAPARATPGAPSGTGAQPAPAPSTAVPPVAMPAGTTISASARAGSTTHEQPLVLVACSGGADSMALASALAFEAPKLGIRAGGITVDHGLQPGSDLRAEEVVLRLRELGLDPAESVAVTVGRDGGPEAAARDARYTALDAALERHGATAVLLGHTRDDQAETVLLGLARGSGIRSLSGMAAVSGADGRYRRPFLGLDRQTARKACMAQSLPVWDDPHNTDPAYTRSRLRHEGLPALEKALGKGVVGALARTAQLSRDDADALDTWARQAEASVRDAAGLLECAKLYALPPAVRRRILRRAAIEAGAPAGSLFARHIEEVDRLITGWRGQGAINLPGRVVAQRQGGRLVIRQG, encoded by the coding sequence ATGGGTCCCCACCCCGCGGTCGCGGCGATACGCCTGGCGGTCCGCCGCGTACTCCACGACCTCCTCACCGAACACGACACGAACACCACCCTTCACGCGCCCGCCCGCGCGACCCCCGGCGCGCCGTCCGGCACGGGCGCACAACCGGCGCCCGCCCCCTCCACGGCAGTACCCCCCGTGGCCATGCCCGCCGGGACCACGATCAGCGCGTCCGCGCGCGCGGGGTCCACCACTCACGAGCAGCCGCTCGTGCTGGTGGCGTGCTCCGGCGGCGCCGACTCCATGGCGCTCGCCTCCGCCCTCGCCTTCGAGGCGCCCAAGCTCGGCATCAGGGCCGGCGGCATCACCGTCGACCACGGACTGCAGCCGGGCTCCGACCTGCGCGCCGAGGAAGTCGTGCTGCGCCTGAGGGAACTCGGCCTCGACCCGGCCGAGTCCGTCGCCGTGACCGTCGGCCGTGACGGCGGCCCCGAGGCCGCCGCCCGCGACGCCCGCTACACCGCCCTGGACGCCGCCCTGGAGCGCCACGGTGCCACCGCCGTCCTGCTCGGCCACACCCGCGACGACCAAGCCGAAACCGTCCTGCTCGGTCTCGCCCGCGGCTCCGGCATCCGCTCCCTGTCCGGTATGGCCGCGGTCTCGGGGGCCGACGGCCGCTACCGCCGGCCCTTCCTCGGGCTCGACCGCCAGACCGCCCGCAAGGCCTGCATGGCCCAGTCCCTCCCCGTCTGGGACGATCCTCACAACACCGACCCGGCCTACACGCGCTCCAGGCTCCGGCACGAGGGCCTGCCCGCCCTGGAGAAGGCGCTCGGCAAGGGCGTCGTCGGGGCCCTCGCCCGCACGGCCCAGCTCTCCCGGGACGACGCCGACGCCCTCGACACCTGGGCCCGCCAGGCCGAGGCCTCCGTCCGTGACGCCGCGGGCCTGCTGGAGTGCGCGAAGCTCTACGCCCTGCCGCCCGCCGTACGCCGCCGCATCCTGCGCCGCGCCGCCATCGAGGCCGGCGCACCGGCCGGTTCCCTCTTCGCCCGGCACATCGAGGAGGTCGACCGTCTGATCACCGGCTGGCGCGGCCAGGGGGCCATCAATCTCCCCGGCCGGGTCGTCGCCCAGCGCCAGGGTGGCAGACTGGTGATTCGACAAGGCTGA
- a CDS encoding MerR family transcriptional regulator translates to MSHTVGQVAGFAGITVRTLHHYDEIGLLVPSERTHAGHRRYGDGDLDRLQQILFYRELGFPLDEVATLLDDPEADPRAHLRRQHELLTARIEKLQKMAAAVEHAMEARRMGINLTPEERFEVFGDKDPEQYAEEAEQRWGGTEAYAESQRRAASYTKEDWKRLQAEANDWSERYTALMAEGEPSTGERAMDMAEEHRRHIGTWYYECPYEMHQCLGEMYVSDERFKAFYDAMRPGLAEHLREAITANAARRRP, encoded by the coding sequence ATGAGCCACACCGTGGGACAGGTCGCGGGCTTCGCCGGCATCACGGTGCGCACGCTGCACCACTACGACGAGATCGGCCTCCTCGTACCGAGCGAGCGCACCCACGCGGGCCACCGCCGCTACGGCGACGGCGATCTCGACCGGCTCCAGCAGATCCTGTTCTACCGGGAGCTCGGCTTCCCCCTCGACGAGGTCGCGACCCTGCTCGACGACCCGGAAGCGGATCCGCGGGCGCACCTGCGCCGCCAGCACGAACTGCTGACCGCCCGGATCGAGAAGCTGCAGAAGATGGCCGCGGCCGTGGAGCACGCCATGGAGGCACGCAGGATGGGCATCAACCTCACCCCCGAGGAACGGTTCGAGGTCTTCGGCGACAAGGACCCCGAGCAGTACGCCGAGGAGGCGGAGCAGCGCTGGGGAGGCACGGAGGCGTACGCCGAGTCGCAGCGCCGCGCCGCCTCGTACACCAAGGAGGACTGGAAGCGCCTGCAGGCCGAGGCGAACGACTGGAGCGAGCGTTACACGGCCCTGATGGCCGAGGGCGAGCCGTCGACCGGCGAGCGGGCCATGGACATGGCCGAGGAGCATCGACGGCACATCGGCACGTGGTACTACGAGTGCCCGTACGAGATGCACCAGTGCCTCGGCGAGATGTACGTCTCCGACGAGCGCTTCAAGGCGTTCTACGACGCCATGCGCCCCGGACTCGCCGAGCATCTGCGGGAGGCGATCACCGCGAACGCGGCCCGCCGACGCCCCTGA
- a CDS encoding zinc-dependent metalloprotease, producing the protein MTRIGGAEMVDWNLAVATATRLVRPGPEVSRDEARAIVAELRRHAKASEEHVRAFTRMLPDTGDDTPILVVDRPGWVRANVAGFRELLKPLLDKMQERRGNTPGGAVLGAVGGKVTGVELGMLLSFLASRVLGQYETFAPATRELPAGENGGGRLLLVAPNIVHVERELDVQPHDFRLWVCLHEETHRTQFTAVPWLRDHLEGEIQSFLGETEVDPTTFLERIREAAQSLAGGRPEGEVGDDGHSIVELVQTPAQREILSRLTAVMSLLEGHADYVMDGVGPAVVPSVAEIREKFQQRRAKGASRLDQALRKLLGLDAKLRQYKDGERFVRAVVEQVGMDGFNRVWTSPNTLPTKAEIAKPTDWVARVHRKAES; encoded by the coding sequence ATGACTCGTATCGGTGGTGCCGAGATGGTCGACTGGAATCTCGCGGTGGCGACCGCGACCCGGCTCGTGCGGCCGGGCCCCGAGGTGAGCCGCGACGAGGCCAGGGCCATCGTCGCCGAGCTCCGCCGACATGCGAAGGCGTCGGAGGAGCACGTCCGCGCCTTCACACGGATGCTGCCCGACACGGGCGACGACACCCCCATCCTCGTGGTGGACCGCCCGGGCTGGGTCCGGGCGAACGTCGCCGGCTTCCGGGAGCTGCTGAAGCCGCTGCTGGACAAGATGCAGGAACGTCGTGGCAACACGCCGGGCGGGGCCGTACTGGGCGCGGTCGGCGGCAAGGTCACCGGTGTGGAGCTGGGCATGCTCCTGTCGTTCCTCGCCTCCCGGGTCCTCGGCCAGTACGAGACGTTCGCCCCGGCGACCCGCGAGCTCCCGGCGGGGGAGAACGGCGGCGGCCGGTTGCTGCTCGTCGCGCCGAACATCGTGCACGTGGAGCGCGAACTCGACGTACAGCCCCACGACTTCCGTCTCTGGGTCTGCCTGCACGAGGAGACGCACCGGACGCAGTTCACGGCGGTCCCCTGGCTGCGGGACCACCTGGAGGGTGAAATCCAGTCGTTCCTGGGGGAGACCGAGGTCGACCCCACGACCTTCCTGGAGCGCATCAGGGAGGCCGCCCAGTCACTCGCGGGTGGTCGGCCCGAGGGAGAGGTCGGCGACGACGGTCACTCGATCGTGGAGTTGGTCCAGACCCCCGCCCAACGCGAGATCCTCAGCCGGCTGACCGCCGTCATGTCCCTCCTGGAGGGCCACGCCGACTACGTGATGGACGGCGTCGGTCCGGCGGTCGTGCCCTCGGTCGCCGAGATCCGCGAGAAATTCCAGCAACGACGCGCGAAGGGGGCCTCCCGTCTGGACCAGGCCCTGCGCAAGCTGCTGGGCCTGGACGCCAAACTCAGGCAGTACAAGGACGGCGAGCGGTTCGTACGGGCGGTCGTCGAACAGGTCGGCATGGACGGTTTCAACCGGGTGTGGACCTCCCCGAACACCCTGCCGACCAAGGCGGAGATCGCCAAGCCGACGGACTGGGTCGCGCGGGTGCATCGCAAGGCGGAGTCGTGA
- the hpt gene encoding hypoxanthine phosphoribosyltransferase, translating into MRVDAKDMGADLKEVLITKEEIDAKLVELAAKIDAEYAGKDLLIVGVLKGAVMVMADLARALSTPVTMDWMAVSSYGAGTQSSGVVRILKDLDTDIKGKHVLIVEDIIDSGLTLSWLISNLGSREPESLKICTLLRKPDAAKVSIDVEWVGFDIPNEFVVGYGLDYAEKYRNLPFVGTLAPHVYGG; encoded by the coding sequence ATGCGGGTGGACGCGAAAGACATGGGTGCCGACCTCAAAGAGGTACTCATCACCAAGGAAGAGATCGACGCGAAGCTGGTCGAGCTGGCCGCGAAGATCGACGCGGAGTACGCGGGCAAGGATCTGCTCATCGTCGGAGTCCTCAAGGGCGCGGTGATGGTCATGGCGGACCTCGCACGGGCGCTGTCCACCCCGGTCACCATGGACTGGATGGCCGTTTCCTCCTACGGCGCGGGCACTCAGTCCTCCGGCGTGGTGCGGATTCTCAAGGACCTCGACACCGACATCAAGGGCAAGCACGTCCTGATCGTCGAGGACATCATCGACTCGGGCCTCACCCTGTCCTGGCTGATCTCCAACCTCGGCTCCCGCGAGCCCGAGTCCCTGAAGATCTGCACCCTGCTGCGCAAGCCCGACGCCGCCAAGGTCTCCATCGACGTGGAGTGGGTCGGCTTCGACATCCCCAACGAGTTCGTCGTGGGCTACGGCCTCGACTACGCCGAGAAGTACCGCAACCTCCCGTTCGTCGGTACTCTCGCGCCCCACGTCTACGGCGGCTGA
- a CDS encoding inorganic diphosphatase, whose amino-acid sequence MEFDVTIEIPKGSRNKYEVDHETGRIRLDRRLFTSTAYPTDYGFVENTLGEDGDPLDALVILDEPTFPGCLIKCRAIGMFRMTDEAGGDDKLLCVPATDPRVEHLRDIHHVSEFDRLEIQHFFEVYKDLEPGKSVEGADWVGRAEAEAEVEKSYMRFKETGGH is encoded by the coding sequence GTGGAGTTCGACGTCACGATCGAGATTCCGAAGGGTTCGCGGAACAAGTACGAGGTGGACCACGAGACCGGTCGGATCCGCCTGGACCGTCGACTCTTCACTTCGACCGCCTACCCGACCGACTACGGCTTCGTCGAGAACACCCTCGGCGAGGACGGCGACCCGCTGGACGCGCTGGTCATCCTGGACGAGCCGACCTTCCCGGGCTGCCTCATCAAGTGCCGTGCGATCGGTATGTTCCGGATGACGGACGAGGCCGGCGGCGACGACAAGCTGCTGTGCGTCCCGGCGACCGACCCGCGCGTGGAGCACCTGCGTGACATCCACCACGTGTCGGAGTTCGACCGCCTGGAGATCCAGCACTTCTTCGAGGTCTACAAGGACCTGGAGCCCGGCAAGTCCGTCGAGGGCGCCGACTGGGTCGGCCGTGCCGAGGCCGAGGCCGAGGTCGAGAAGTCGTACATGCGCTTCAAGGAGACGGGCGGTCACTGA